The following are encoded together in the Strongyloides ratti genome assembly S_ratti_ED321, chromosome : 2 genome:
- a CDS encoding Conserved oligomeric Golgi complex subunit 2 has product MTSPYPLPKVESDTGQVYSFNKTLFTRPEFNVERFINLARHRASLDEIFADLKSYLKTVQEELVELINVEYADFVNLSSSLVSLNDVIERIGESTNNSFNKYCESTFQLKESANQLNDKREKLSKCYLEQINLRNRINFVESSKRFVDLLEEFPAELSRGQVERFSISIADLVNSFEACKETTDDNQNARDYDRVMTFIVSKFTKLITECLKQKFREVNSKDIESIISCLQIIDKENFPTEAISQDIVLPTLDRCFEGKETLDKKLLICLDTVIKTRNKFLKESDIQIGSLTNHFIDSCLLKGLVESIKNNLASNVLIDDTTLFQKCFYELLQFVKTYPRGIENKNLLISCLNQFNMYIYFKLITSSYSKKINGEVGKATNKQLEDIEVCLPNLEYELDYDHYFSLEISKSLVGCFVSVSDEKIVLDPLLSKSWTFLISNFKKFITFLDKASELEFEEDYKIPIAIISDLQRIEESIMGLCYGVYRPRLEKLFIDWRIFGNVFNSFFDILREKSTLFQKHLMDITKKTLDKYLIQVNDVPKNYRWTKKPMPESHSQYLINIIEYLEKLENDFDIYGVEKEIKERIIINIKEYIKNTFIRLSSNLIQSIQQTFSSLQRFKNREDENTSNFSGNSSDEGKMLKQLELDNIFVCNTF; this is encoded by the exons ATGACTTCACCGTATCCTTTACCAAAAGTAGAATCTGATACTGGACAAgtatattcatttaataaaactcTTTTTACAAGACCTGAATTTAACGTTGaaagatttattaatttagcACGTCATCGTGCTTCTTTGGATGAAATTTTTGCAGatttaaaatcatatttaaaaactgtTCAAGAAGAATTAGttgaattaataaatgttgaGTATGCtgattttgttaatttatcatCATCTTTAGTTAGTTTGAATGATGTTATTGAAAGGATAGGAGAAAGTACAAAt aattcttttaataaatattgtgAAAGCACAtttcaattaaaagaatcagctaatcaattaaatgataaacgtgaaaaattatcaaaatgttACTTagaacaaataaatttaagaaatagaataaattttgttgaaAGTAGTAAACGTTTTGTTGATCTTTTAGAAGAATTTCCAGCTGAATTATCTCGTGGACAGGTAGAAAGGTTTTCTATATCTATAGCAGATCTTGTTAATTCTTTTGAAGCATGTAAGGAAACAACTGATGATAATCAAAATGCTAGAGATTATGATAGAGTTATGACTTTTATTGTTTCTAAATTTACAAAACTTATTACAGAAtgtttaaaacaaaaatttcgAGAAGTTAATTCAAAAGATATTGAATCAATAATAAGTTGTTTacaaataattgataaagaaaattttccAACTGAAGCTATATCTCAAGATATTGTATTACCTACATTAGATAGATGTTTTGAGGGAAAAGAAacattagataaaaaattattaatatgtttAGATACGGTTATAAAAACAaggaataaatttttgaaagaaTCTGATATTCAAATAGGATCATTGACAAATCATTTTATAGATTCATGTTTATTAAAAGGATTAGTagaaagtattaaaaataatttagcttcaaatgttttaattgATGATACTacattatttcaaaaatgtttttatgaATTACTTCAATTTGTTAAAACATATCCTCGTggaattgaaaataaaaatcttcTAATTTCTTGTTTGAATCAatttaatatgtatatatattttaaattaataacaagttcatattcaaaaaaaataaatggagAAGTTGGAAAAGCAACAAATAAACAATTAGAAGATATAGAAGTTTGTTTACCAAATTTAGAATATGAATTAGATTATGATCATTATTTTTCACTTGAAATATCGAAATCATTAGTTGGATGTTTTGTATCTGTAAGTGATGAAAAAATTGTTCTTGATCCTTTATTATCTAAAAGTTggacatttttaatatctaattttaaaaaatttataacatttttggATAAAGCTTCTGAATTAGAATTTGAAGAAGATTATAAAATACCAATTGCAATAATTTCTGATTTACAAAGAATTGAAGAATCAATAATGGGGTTGTGTTATGGTGTTTATCGACCAAGActtgaaaaattattcatagaTTGGCGTATATTTGGTAATgtatttaatagtttttttgATATACTTCGTGAAAAAAGTACTCTTTttcaaaaacatttaatggatattacaaaaaaaactttagataaatatttaattcagGTTAATGATGTaccaaaaaattatagatgGACAAAAAAACCTATGCCTGAAAGTCATTCTCAAtatcttataaatattattgaatatttagaaaaattagaaaatgattttgatatatatggtgtagaaaaagaaataaaagaacgaattataattaatattaaagaatatataaaaaatacatttattcgATTATCTTCTAATTTAATACAATCTATTCAACAAACATTTTCATCACTTCAacgttttaaaaatagagaAGATGAGAATACATCAAATTTTTCAGGAAATAGTAGTGATGAAGGtaaaatgttaaaacaaCTAGAATTggataatatatttgtatgtaatacattttaa
- a CDS encoding E3 UFM1-protein ligase 1, which translates to MATWADIQKLANELQIAQNIEGVKKLSDTNVIEIVSKLRNLSLIDIIFTNDGKEYVTKKHLQKEIMDECLGHKGRISMDDLVMSLNVDYEYILEAVKEISLSNNDFIAFQTELYTKSFMDKLCNQISDKLDDVGTMSILSITKLFDLPTTIINTYILNEIGNKIDGVRDGDQIYTKKYLLIQEMCIIAILGSITKITPMEDIVSTIPISENIFWNLWNKLEKDNIINGKLFGSKTLIKKCFYIPKYYIDLSLNYIKSKFDSDGIIDVGIFKKFFITNINETFDTIYGKYFSKNIIYLESIIIKKEILIEHINEMEKDTITNGYCDVLLFLRNELSFSITEEDLNMIRKKYWKLNDNLKFLEKTDTSLILYNKSLVESIRKILEPIIKDIAIKEAPNLIISMKEQQTKGKHQQNSDDEDWGTGKNSKSNKKKGGSLKKSIKKNTIETHKITLPQIDFMKYIEKENLAPTNIVKYLLKDISFDLEELFNNEILYAINNLTLTRNIDKKKNRKLLEQNGQTLYEQFCMLEQGASFFSDKTGIDLKDYLLKNTGIEFANTILSIITEKPIEEVSGIRNKIIKEMDCNDIIKKDILSLYASTISNDINSFHESVKILGNRDGCGLIFKKPNESTLPDLVSSYKNGLIEAIQESNDHAKSLLLAILILYADRYKIAISASDQISEEEISLLVSAQGAVIEIFKSKGNVDSILKEQLNEVIEKIKKIVINKN; encoded by the exons ATGGCTACATGGGCGGATATACAAAAATTGGCAAATGAACTTCAAATAGCTCAAAATATTGAAGGTGTAAAAAAACTTAGTGATACTAATGTAATTGAAATTGTTTCAAAACTTcgaaatttatcattaattgatattatttttacaaatgaTGGAAAAGAATATGTAACAAAAAAACATCttcaaaaagaaataatggATGAATGTTTAGGGCATAAAGGAAGAATTTCAATGGATGATTTGGTTATGTCATTAAATGTTGATTATGAGTATATTTTAGAAGCAGTCAAAgaaatttctttatcaaataatgattttatagCATTTCAAACTGAACTTTATACTAAATCTTTTATGGATAAACTTTGTAATCAAATTAGTGATAAACTTGATGATGTTGGTACAATGTCAATTCTTTCAATAACAAAGTTATTTGATCTCCCAACAACtattataaatacatatattttaaatgaaattggaaataaaattgatgGTGTTCGAGATGGAGATCaaatatatactaaaaaatatttattaattcaagAAATGTGTATTATTGCAATTTTAGGTtctattacaaaaattactCCAATGGAAGATATTGTTTCAACAATTCCTATAtcagaaaatattttttggaatttATGGAATAAACttgaaaaagataatataataaatggaAAACTTTTTGGAtcaaaaactttaataaaaaaatgtttttatatacctaaatattatattgatctttctttaaattatattaaatcaaaatttgaTTCTGATGGTATAATAGATGTtggaatttttaaaaaattttttattactaatataaatgaaactTTTGATACAATATatggaaaatatttttcaaaaaatattatttatttagaatcaataattattaaaaaagaaattttaattgaacATATTAATGAAATGGAAAAAGATACAATAACTAATGGATATTGtgatgttttattatttcttcgAAATGAATTGTCTTTTTCTATAACTGAAGAAGATTTAAATAtgattagaaaaaaatattggaaattaaatgataatttaaaatttttagaaaaaactgatacttcattaattttatacaataaatcTCTTGTTGAAtcaataagaaaaatattagaaccaattattaaagatattGCTATTAAAGAAGCTcctaatttaattattagtaTGAAAGAACAACAAACAAAAGGAAAACACCAACAAAATTCAGATGATGAAGATTGGGGAACTggaaaaaatagtaaaagtaataaaaaaaaaggtggttctttaaaaaaatctattaaaaaaaatacaattgaaacacataaaataactttaccACAAATAGattttatgaaatatattgaaaaagaaaatttagcACCAacaaatattgtaaaatatttacttaaaGATATATCTTTTGATCTTGAagaactttttaataatgaaattttatatgcTATAAATAATCTTACTTTAACAagaaatattgataaaaaaaagaatagaaaattattagaacAAAATGGACAAACATTATATGAACAATTTTGTATGTTAGAACAAGGAGCATCATTTTTTTCag ataaaactGGAATAGATTTAAAggattatcttttaaaaaatactgGTATTGAATTTGCGAATActattttatctataataaCTGAAAAACCAATTGAAGAAGTATCAGGAATAAGAAATaagattataaaagaaatggattgtaatgatattattaaaaaagatattttatctttatatgcATCAACAATTtctaatgatattaataGTTTTCATGAATCAGTTAAAATATTAGGAAATAGAGATGGTTGtggattaatttttaaaaaacctAATGAATCAACATTACCAGATTTAGTATCTAGTTATAAAAATGGGCTTATTGAAGCAATACAAGAATCAAATGACCATGCAAAATCTCTTTTACTTgctattttaattttatatgctGATAGATATAAAATAGCAATATCTGCATCCG ATCAAATTAGTGAAGAAGAAATTAGTTTACTTGTATCAGCACAAGGAGCtgttattgaaatttttaaatctaaaGGAAATGTTGATTCTATTTTAAAGGAACAATTAAATGaagttattgaaaaaataaaaaaaattgttattaataaaaattaa
- a CDS encoding 39S ribosomal protein L55, mitochondrial, giving the protein MILKSFFSTSTVFQNCYRASLSKIGRPKYVRDYIVEILKADGSIVLGRASEPFHLLQLPVDIKTLNEEERREKLALRKPKAKKIQQETIDDNFDIESYEKLWKN; this is encoded by the exons atgattttgaaGTCTTTTTTTTCCACTTCAACag tttttcaaaattgttatagagcttcattatcaaaaattggAAGACCAAAATATGTAAGAGATTATATtgtagaaatattaaaagctGATGGATCTATTGTGCTTGGTAGAGCATCTGAACCATTTCATTTACTACAACTTCCTGtagatataaaaacattaaatgaaGAAGAACGTAGAGAAAAACTTGCATTAAGAAAACcaaaagcaaaaaaaattcaacaaGAAACAATTGatgataattttgatatagAATCCTATGAAAAGTTatggaaaaattaa
- a CDS encoding Rabaptin-5-associated exchange factor for Rab5 ortholog: MENKRVKVHISEDQLKCKNGCGHYGTPQWKGLCSVCWKISQMETRRLKDFAKNKDVLSSNDSVSTFKTHFLKNPLTTTVNTIAIRSRNMLSPTTSTTGITFPEQSIDSQQLSNVDVISRKRSLSPESVATMEEYSSYIKTKLPKTLGKDIDRMTKEAIGKLFDNQRFLGGDEQSEIVQTLYDNVWNKLLKTANELRNTMHLDVSECISVVERLICVRCYDILFGNSSEEEVADLSLQDRIRSLYWVNYGFLDTELNFTKNNVRDLIDEAVAKVIDINVFKSTEEKLSSLIDGCRKILEALKQSRDGVPASADEFLPGLIYVILRANPPLIQSNLKFISRFAHENRIIKGESGYYFTNFSCAIEYIKNMNCESLKMDQDVFNAYVSGKLLPPLDKDNCLMKDSIKKIELLTKKVEDLSKAEDSLDARLDAFEESIEAQKIAFVEEISEYTTKHPSKDILNVIEELNLENDSTF, translated from the exons atggAAAATAAACGTGTTAAAGTTCATATTTCTGAAGATCAattg aaatgtAAAAATGGATGTGGTCATTATGGAACTCCACAATGGAAAGGTTTATGTTCTGTTTGTTGGAAAATTAGTCAAATGGAAACAAGAAGATTAAAAGATTTTGCCAAAAACAAAGATGTATTATCATCAAATGATAGTGTTAGTACATTTAAAACacattttcttaaaaatccTTTAACTACTACTGTTAATACAATAGCAATACGTAGTAGAAATATGTTATCACCAACCACAAGTACAACTGGTATTACTTTTCCGGAACAAAGTATAGATTCTCAACAATTGTCTAACGTTGATGTTATTAG tagAAAACGTTCATTATCTCCAGAAAGTGTTGCAACTATGGAAGAATATTCttcttatataaaaacaaaacttCCTAAAACTCTTGGAAAAGATATTGATCGAATGACAAAAGAAGCAATtggaaaattatttgat aatcaaCGATTTTTGGGAGGAGATGAACAATCAGAAATAGTTCAAACATTATATGATAATGTATGGAATAAACTTCTTAAAACAGCTAATGAATTACGTAATACTATGCATTTAGATGTCTCTGAATGTATATCAGTTGTTGAAAGATTAATTTGTGTTAGATgttatgatattttatttggtAATAGTAGTGAAGAAGAAGTTGCTGATCTTTCTTTACAAGATAGAATTCGTTCACTTTATTGGGTAAATTATGGTTTTCTTGATAcagaattaaattttacaaaaaataatgttagaGATTTAATTGATGAAGCTGTTGCTAAAGTAATagatataaatgtttttaaaagtacagaagaaaaattatctaGTTTAATTGATGGTTGTAGAAAAATACTAGAAGCATTAAAACAATCTCGTGATGGTGTACCAGCATCAGCAGATGAATTTTTACCAGGTCTTATTTATGTAATTCTCCGTGCAAATCCTCCATTGATAcaatcaaatttaaaatttatttctagaTTTGCACATGAAAATAGAATTATAAAAGGTGAAAGCGggtattattttacaaatttttcatgtgcaattgaatatattaaaaatatgaattgtgaaagtttaaaaatgGATCAGGATGTTTTTAATGCATATGTAAGTGGTAAACTTTTACCACCATTAGATAAAGATAATTGTTTAATGAAagattcaattaaaaaaattgaattattaacaaaaaaagtaGAAGATTTATCTAAAGCAGAAGATTCATTAGATGCAAGATTAGATGCTTTTGAAGAAAGTATTGAAGCACAAAAAATTGCTTTTGTAGAAGAAATTTCAGAATATACTACAAAACATCCatcaaaagatatattaaatgttattgaAGAATTAAATCTTGAAAATGATtcaacattttaa
- a CDS encoding Tyrosine-protein phosphatase non-receptor type 23 — MEGIPRAPMQAIPRKIASGDFPEDFTIKLKEYILIHYQNDPHKFENGLNELKNMRRQFKNFQCDIEQLLIMKRYYCQMTLMKNRFPMEKGDEMAISFAWSDSPDDLVGGQCHKDINYELISILYNIAAIHSSIASNEMRNNNDSIKNAFMNFQYAAGAIKMILENFEGIDVGVPDFARPYLTWCCSLFIGQAQECVLDKAIKESRKNLVIAQLAAGLVTMYSECSAQLHTPALHEIMGSSVLEDSRKYLSIKSNLFSGIRDYYMALQCHTEEKYGHAVKYIELSKKSIDTAVNIILKIKNEQLKNICFHVQKIITEASEKMHKENDMIYCAKIVGLEDLPALEGKVMAEAIKFDPNDISVSGDDIFGGLLPTEVIKGVSLFEQKKKQFKDSIIKKIDKADEELDSFLIELHLGDLNLDKDIVNFDLPEELLTCIASLQSHPDTFSNFLTTLDEVIEMSKETEKCINSTIETINIVSGKGIIEQGLIEKMRQNINDIQERHIQAKQVNENLRQAAGTHSCNIKLLTLSVPEIREKINEYCIDLVSFVPSETEEDIENNQVYKELMAEKYGDQEVVCKKALEKHDKSLRFLELNINAQDAILSALTDANAAFASIRKTIQNVNLIRVKKAAELVASYESVDLGLKGVTNGITFYKDVLKILNPISKTVNSWKIKYEKEIEKEQKNKLYEEEKVKERMMAKETDDFMSFFGANNLNQEIPIRNNIEKPKKIDMMTFYREKMNRKNTINNQSFSTNNAVNQNIYQPTNYNNFQQNTIPINNYTSQFIPENNVIQNQFGQYCNVPHHISVNNPTPPINTPINVPTPSLNTPINVPTPSINTPINVPTPSINTPINVPTPSINTPINVPTPPMNTPINVPTSTVNTPINVPTPPINIPVNVPTPSINTSINVPTPTVNIPMPPLNPSTGTQGIIPQTMNTSTIILPSQINIRNQQPYINNMTDTTQNYSNLPFYSCPVVNNYSENNMSGSLQNHQQTNYYQGIMSNQQPNQVTIDDLLGDFNTLEINKNEQPKLEEYVSPFRQGMPELPPRMSTMDNKTYKSPFLNQL, encoded by the exons atggAAGGTATACCGAGGGCGCCTATGCAGGCAATACCACGTAAAATTGCATCTGGGGACTTTCCAGAagattttacaattaaattaaaagag tatatattAATTCATTATCAAAATGATCCacataaatttgaaaatggtttaaatgaattaaaaaatatgagacgacaatttaaaaattttcaatgtGATATAgaacaattattaattatgaaAAGATATTATTGTCAGATGACTTTAATGAAAAACAGATTTCCAATGGAAAAAGGTGATGAAATGGCAATATCCTTTGCATGGAGTGATTCACCTGATGATTTAGTTGGTGGACAATGtcataaagatataaattatgaattaatatcaatactttataatattgCAGCAATTCATTCATCAATAGCATCTAATGAAATgagaaataataatgattcaataaaaaatgcATTTATGAATTTTCAATATGCTGCAGGTGcaattaaaatgattttagaaaattttgaaggtatAGATGTTGGAGTACCAGATTTTGCACGTCCATATTTAACCTGGTGTTGTTCTCTTTTTATTGGACAAGCTCAAGAATGTGTTTTGGATAAAGCAATAAAAGAGAGTCGAAAGAATCTTGTAATAGCTCAATTGGCTGCAGGATTAGTAACAATGTATTCAGAATGTTCTGCTCAATTACATACTCCAGCACTTCATGAAATAATGGGATCATCTGTTTTAGAAGATtctagaaaatatttatcaataaaatctAATCTTTTTTCAGGAATTAGAGATTATTATATGGCTTTACAATGTCATACTGAGGAGAAATATGGACATGCTGTAAAGTACATtgaattatcaaaaaaaagtattgatACAGcagttaatattattttaaaaataaaaaatgaacaattaaaaaatatatgttttcatgttcaaaaaattattacagaAGCAAGTGAAAAAATGCataaagaaaatgatatGATTTATTGTGCTAAAATTGTTGGTCTTGAGGATTTACCTGCATTAGAAGGAAAAGTAATGGCTGAAGCAATTAAATTTGATCCTAATGATATATCTGTATCTGGTGATGATATTTTTGGTGGACTTTTACCTACTGAAGTTATAAAAGGTGTTTCATTATTTGagcaaaaaaagaaacaatttaaagattcaattataaaaaaaatagataaagcTGATGAAGAATTAGATTCTTTTCTAATTGAACTTCATTTAGGTGATCTTAATCTTGATAAAGATATAGTTAATTTTGATCTTCCTGAAGAATTATTAACGTGTATTGCTTCGTTACAATCACATCCTGAtactttttcaaattttcttACTACACTTGATGAAGTAATTGAAATGAGTAAAGAAACagaaaaatgtataaattctACAATTGaaacaattaatattgtATCAGGGAAAGGTATTATAGAACAAggattaattgaaaaaatgcgtcaaaatattaatgatattcaGGAAAGGCATATTCAAGCTAAACAGGTTAATGAGAATCTTCGTCAAGCAGCTGGAACTCATTcatgtaatataaaattattaacactTTCTGTTCCTGAAATTCGTGAAAAGATAAATGAATATTGTATAGATCTTGTTTCTTTTGTACCATCAGAAACAGAGGAAG atatagaaaataatcaAGTTTACAAAGAATTGATGGCTGAAAAATATGGGGATCAAGAGGTTGTTTGTAAAAAAGCTTTAGAGAAACATGATAAATCTTTAAGatttttagaattaaatattaatgctCAGGATGCAATATTAAGTGCACTAACTGATGCTAATGCAGCTTTTGCATCTATAAGAAAAACAATTCAAAATGTTAATTTGATAAGAGTTAAAAAAGCTGCAGAATTGGTTGCTTCATATGAATCTGTTGATCTTGGATTAAAAGGAGTCACAAATggaataacattttataaagatgtattaaaaattttaaatccaATATCTAAAACAGTAAATTCTtggaaaattaaatatgaaaaagaaatagaaaaagaacaaaaaaacaaattatatgAAGAAGAAAAAGTAAAAGAAAGAATGATGGCAAAAGAAACTGATGATTTTATGAGTTTTTTTGGTGctaataatttaaatcaaGAAATACCAATTAGAAATAACATTGaaaaaccaaaaaaaattgacatGATGACATTTTATCGAGAAAAAatgaatagaaaaaatactattaacAATCAATCTTTTTCTACTAATAATGCTgttaatcaaaatatatatcaacctactaattacaataattttcaaCAAAATACAATaccaattaataattatacttCTCAATTTATACCAGAAAACAATGTTATTCAAAATCAATTTGGACAATATTGTAATGTACCTCACCATATATCAGTAAATAATCCAACACCACCAATAAATACCCCAATAAACGTTCCAACACCATCACTAAATACCCCAATAAACGTTCCAACACCATCAATAAATACTCCAATTAACGTTCCAACACCATCAATAAATACTCCAATTAACGTTCCAACACCATCAATAAATACTCCAATAAATGTTCCAACACCACCAATGAATACTCCAATAAATGTTCCAACATCAACAGTTAATACTCCAATAAATGTTCCAACACCACCAATAAATATCCCAGTAAATGTACCAACACCATCAATTAATACTTCAATAAATGTTCCAACACCAACAGTTAATATTCCAATGCCACCATTGAATCCTTCAACAGGTACTCAAGGAATAATTCCTCAAACTATGAATACTTcaacaataattttacctTCTCAAATCAATATTAGGAATCAACAaccatatataaataatatgacAGATACAACACAAAACTATTCTAATTTACCTTTTTATTCATGTCCTgttgtaaataattattcaGAGAATAATATGTCTGGATCTTTACAAAATCATCAACAAACTAATTATTATCAAGGAATAATGTCAAATCAACAACCAAATCAAGTTACTATTGATGATCTTCTTGGAGATTTCAATACTttagaaattaataaaaatgaacaaCCAAAATTAGAAGAATATGTATCACCATTTCGTCAGGGTATGCCAGAGCTTCCACCAAGAATGAGTACAATGgataataaaacatataaatcaccttttttaaatcaattgtaa
- a CDS encoding 40S ribosomal protein S15a — MNVLADALKRINNAEKRGKRQVILRPSSKVIIKFLTVMMKHGYIGEFEIIDDHRAGKIVVNLTGRINKCSVVSPRFDIAHKDMERWTTTLLPSRQFGYIVLTTSAGIMDHEEARRKHVGGKILGFFF; from the exons ATGAATGTTTTAGCTGATGCTTTAAAGCGTATTAATAATGCTGAAAAACGTGGAAAACGCCAAGTTATTCTTAGACCATCATCTAAGGTTATCATAAAATTCCTTACTGTTATGATGAAGCAtg gATATATCGGtgaatttgaaataattgaTGATCATCGTGCTGGAAAAATTGTTGTTAATCTTACTGGAAGAATCAACAAATGTTCAGTTGTTTCTCCAAGATTTGACATTGCTCATAAAGATATGGAAAGATGGACAACAACACTTCTTCCATCTCGTCAATTTGGATATATTGTTCTCACCACTTCAGCTGGAATTATGGATCATGAGGAAGCTAGAAGAAAGCATGTCGGAGGAAAAATTCTTGGCTTCTTCTTTTAA